In Miscanthus floridulus cultivar M001 chromosome 19, ASM1932011v1, whole genome shotgun sequence, the DNA window ctctccatgCGGGCGAAACCAGGGAGCCGGGATGAGGATGAGCACGTCCCGTCCACAAGGATGCCGCACGCCCCATCCGCCAGCCCTGCTGGCCGCGCCCCTTCCCACGGCCCCCGGGCCGTGCCCCAACGACTCTctgaacatacctctgaaacacgaaacacttgcaacatgaaacacttgaatgcaacatatgtctgaagcagatgaaacatttagaacatacacttgcaacatgtgtgtgaaatatatgcaacatctagataaaacacttattGCAATATAAGACtgaaacatttcgaacatactcttgcaacatatgtgtgaaacatatgcaacatccatataaaaacgcttgcaacatacagatgaaacattttgaacaaacgcttgcaacatgcctctgaaaaacTTGCAACATGTCTCTGGAACacttaacatatgcaacatcatgatctacttttataacatccatatgaaatacttgcaaacATACCTCTGGATTATCTGAATCACttcaaacatacgcttgcaacatgtcagGCGTGAAACTCTAGTGGAAGGCGGCCACCATGTCAGACACGTCGAGGGACTCGATAACCGCATCGATGGGCAGATCGGGGTTGGGAGGTGGTGGAGCTAAGAGCACTACCGGCTTAGCTGTTGCGAGCTTCTTCCACTGGGGCATGGGGGCGCGCGGAGCCTCGATGCGAGCACGAAGTACGGTACGGCCGTAGGAGGAGGTGACGAGGAGGACGCCGGTGCCGGCTCCAGCGATGAGGGCAAGGGCGGTCGGCAGGCACGACTCCAGCGGTGCAGCTTGGCGTCGCGGCGAGTGAGAGCCCCGAGATGGAGGTAGCGGAGGTGGTCGCTGCTAGGGAAGAGGAGCGGTGGGCGAGTGATAGAGAATGCCACGACACCCCTGCTAGTCGGAAATGTCACCGTCTTTTTATTTTAAGATAAGAAACGGTGAAAGAATAAAGGGAAAGGAAACAGGCCGGACGGTCGGATGCCAGCATTTCCGTTCCCGAAAACAAATCAAACCCTAATGTCATGTATCATTTGCTCCACTCCCGAAACGCCCGGCGCGCGCGAACGCCGTCACTTCCCCTTCGCGCCAAAAACAAAACCCTAGGTCTCCCACCTTTATGGAGCCGCCGCCGGTGGAGCCGCAGGTGGCGGAGATTGCCGCGGAGCCCGACCGCGCCGCCGCGTACGCGCGGTTGCTCCACCTGCAGCGCGGCTGCGCCGCcgacccctccgccgccgccgacctcgcCGCGGAGTTGCCTTCCACCCtcctcccgctcctcctcctcgacgCGGCCGCCGATGACGAGGCTGTCGCCGTTTCTGCGCTCAAGTGCCTCGGCTTCACGCTCTACCACCCCGTCCTCGTCTCCACCATTTCAGGTACTACTAATAGTGGCTCTCTGTGCTCGCATTTCTTCAGTTAAATATCCAGTGTTGGTTGAACAAGATCTTGATTAGTGAATCAATTTGGTTCTGCATAGTTAATGAGAAAGAATTGTACATGGTGGGATTCAGCCTCTTCTGTTAATAAGGTTACATTGCTTTTCGTTATGAAGTATATTACCCTCCAACGGTGTGCCGTAAGATCAAAACTTAAACCTTTTGCATTGGTTTGAATCTGAACTCCACCGGCATGTTTGacatttttagctcaaaaaaaCATTTACTTTCTACTGTTGCCTGGCAATTAATCAGAGCTCCTTCCATTTTGAATGTTATTTGTACTGTTTTCCGACTCTTATCACTTTTACTACCAATCTCATTAATCCCTTGGGTTCATCCTTCTGAAAATCTAAGTTGACACTGTCCTGCTCAGTTTTTTATACATGACATGCTATCGACATTATTTCAAATAACACAGCTAAAAATATATTTTCTTATTTTACAGCACAGATGGCCCAATTGGCATTGGATACCTTGGTACAGATAATCATGAATACTCGGATGAAGGTTGATCTGGCTGACCATTTTTTCCTTCTCAACAGCTTAAGATGCTAAATTTTGCGTGCAGAATGCGTATTTGATCTTTTAGTATTTGATTCCCATTTTCTCCTGTTAATTCTTTTACTACAGTCGGCTTGTAATTTGGGTGTCTGGTGCTTCTCGGTTCAACAATTGGAGCCCTTGATTATAGAGGATAGAGCAGATCCAATGCTTATTGCTATTGTTCATGCCCTCGACAATCCATTTGGTTCCTTGTCCACAACATTTGAGGCAGCTCAGGTTGTTCTGCACACCTAAACTATGTTGCATTTCattgcttttttttttctgtgtTTTTTAGGAATTTCAATGTACAGGCTGCAACCGAATTGATCATGTAACTACAGCCTACTTGCTTAGTGGTGTTCATTACAAAATAACAATATGCTTTCACAATGCTTCTAATTCACAGGAATTTGCCTCAAATCATGCAAAACTCTTATTAGCATACTTTGCTCCTTTTTTCTCTTCCTTTATCATCTATCATATTATAATGTAACTTGGAATAGTGCTTTTAATAACTTCTGCTGTAGGCTATCATGAATTTTTTTCTCTCCCTTTATCATCTATCATTATTATAATGTAACTTGGAATAGTGCTTTTAAAAATTTCTGCTGTAGGCATGAAGCTTGCTGACCAAAGTCCCAAAAGAATGAGGGACCAATCATGCTTGTGGGTTCCACCAGTGTACCGAAGACTCTTAAGTGCTGACAAGACAGAAAGGGACATGGCAGAAAGATGCCTTATTAAGGTGTCATGTCTTATTCTACCACCTCAGCCTCTTCTTTCCAAGGTAATTAAAAGATCACTGTTAATTACTAGAAGATATAATTAGATGTTGCTTTAGTATTAGAAGCAACTCATATGAATATTTCTGTTAATTCATTAAAAACTGTGAATCTGTTGCTTGCAAATTCATGCCACATATGCACATTGTGGTGTATTATTTGTTTTTCTAAATGGACTATCTTCTGATAGAGCATTTTAATCCAACTTAACTATCTGGGTGCATTATAACGGTGCACCCAAAGGTTCAAGTAGATTGGGTGACTTATTATGATAAATCTTGAGGGTAGGTTCATGTGGACAAGCAATGATTCAATACATTTTTTTTTGTGACTGGAATGCCAAGGCAATTTAGCTGAATTGCATTAGTTTTACATATTGGTGACATACGGATGTACTCCTTGTCACACAACAGTAACTGCAGTGTGAGCTTTTGTTGAAGTGAGTAGCATATCAGCAAACTAATTCTCTATCAATAGTATAACATTATTAAAACACTTAAAATCAAATCTGAAATGATAGGTCTAGAGGCTTCATAACACTTCCTGGCTTCCTGCTACTATTGAAATGTCCTGCAGTTCTGTTACTTTCAGTTCAGGTTacagaatccatgtaccagcaaaAACTGGAAACTATTAATTCTTTCTGTGacatgcaggagagctgcatgTCATTGTATCAATAGGTACAAAGGTGCGGTCACAAGAACATGCTGATTCCACTGCTGGGGTTAGTTTTTTATGACACGCGTGCCCTAGAAGCAAGGAAAACACCCTCCACAACAACTATACTCATTGAAGCAACTCAGCCAGTGCCTTGCTCCTGCCAGGATCCACAAATGGCCCTGGTCAGCGGCTTCCTGGAGCACAACTTGGATGCTTGGTTGCTCCCCGTTGAATTATGAGTTAAATACACCGGCGGCCCTTAAACTTGTAGCTCTGTACCACTTAGGTCCACGAACTCTCAAAATCGAAATCTAActccctaaacttgttaagtcgTGCACTGCAGGTCCATACCTCTTCATGTGGGTGCTGACTAGgataaaatttataaaaaacACCTCCAGCAATGCCTAGCTTATCCTCCGAGTCCAGCCGGAACAACGCCGCGCCCTCGGGGAGGAACGGGTGCCGCGGCGACAAGCCGCTGTCGGGCTGCAGGATGTACCTCGCGCCCATGGGCGTGTACAGCACCTTGTGCGTGTTGAGGCACGGGTGAGTGCGGACTGCGGAGCACGCCATTGAGGCGCAACGCGATGGCGTGGCCCGGGTAGCGGCACGAGAAGGCCCTGTGCACGTCGCGGTGCATGGCCACGGACCGGACGTGCGCCTCGCGACGTCCAGACGCGGCTCCTGCCGGAGAACATGGAGGGCGCCCCGAACGTGACCACCGGGTGTAGCGCGTCGGCCGTCACCACGCCGCGCGCCAGCAGCATCAGGCTGACGAGCACCGCGAGGCTGCCGTCGAGCGAGTGGCCCGTGAGCCTCGATCTCCGGCATCACCTGCTCGTAGATGCCCTTGGCCGCCTCGTAGATATGCCCGGTGCACCAGCACCCCCGTGCCCTCGAACTCGGTGGGCTCGAACAGGAGGTTGGCCTGCAACGACGCCAGCGAGTCGGAGCCTTGGATGCCAAGGCACCGGGTCCGCGCGTCCGCCTCGTCGCAGAAGAACCACTCGCACGGCGACCGCGGGTCGCGGGCCGCCTCCTACCGCGCCTCATCCTTGGCGGCCACCACCGCCGTCACCGTCGAGGCGGCCATGTCCGTGGCCACGCCCGAGTTGTACAGCCTGCCCTGACGCGCCTGCTGCGGCGGCCGCCGCGCACCGAACGAGAGTAGGCCCCGCGCGCGCGGACGTAGGACGCGACCGACGCCGCCACCTCGTAGGATAGGCCACGTGGAGTCCGCGTCCAGCTTGGCGCGTATGATGCCAGCCTCCGCCTTCTCCAAAGACTGATCATTCATCTACTAAAACTAACAGGTTTTCCATCATGAAAATTTTCACTCGAATAATGAGCATCGAATAACGTCCCTGGTCGCCCAGACCTGCGGCAGGACGTCCAACCAGCGCCTCTGAGTCTCCCTGCTCGAGAGTCCAGCAACCGGAGTTGCAGCGCGCCACGACGATCCGGGAGCTCATCATCGTCGCGCTGACTGCCGCCAGGAGATCAGCGAGGCTGCACGCGTTCAACCTTAGCTACGGGGCGTGAGGGACGCCGGCGGACCGCCTGGTGATGAGTTGCACGGCGCTGTACAAGGACTGCCTCCGCTCCGCGGCGTATGCGCTGGCCAGGGTGACCAACATGCTGGCATACGACGACCGCGTGGCTGACGCTGTGAGCGCCCTGCATGTGTTCGTGGAGAAGTGCCAGAGCCCCTTCAACGCGCAGGAGATCACGTCACAGCTGGAGCAGGTGAACCGGGAGTCCGGGACTCGGAGGATAAGCTGGGCATTGCTGGAGGTGTTTTTCATAAATTTTTATCCTAGTCAGCAGCCACATGAGGGGGTATGGACCTGCAGTGCACGACTTAACAAGTAAAGGGAGTTAGATTTCGATTTTAAGAGTTCGTGGACCTAAGTGGTACAGAGCTACAAGTTTAAGGGCCGCCGGTGTATTTAACTCTTGAATTATTAATAGATTAATATAGGCAAACGTGCACGTGATGCAGGTTTTTGGTTATACCAATTTTTGTGTTGCATTTGATATCTGAATCTTTTTCTGTGTGTTTACTATTTCCTGGAGTTGGCTTATTAAATGGTTCAGTGTTTCTCCTGCAACTTTGCATATTTTCCGCATATTTTACTTGCTGTGGTGATCTGCTTTCCTATCCTCAATGAGCTTATCTATCGATTGTTTCCCAATTTATTTTGATGCATGCTGTATAGGCTGTTGCTTCAGACCTTGAGCAGAAGTTACTCTCCtgcatggtaaatatgcttgatgATCCTTCGAAGAAAGTTCAAACTGTGAAGTCATGGGGATGGATCATATCTTTGCTTGGTCCAGATGCAGTGAACAATAGACCGCTGCTTAATAAACTCCTAAAGGTTCCTGAGCAGATGTTTACTGATCTAAACCCACAAGTTCAGGTTGCTACAAtggtgagttaaactatttatcCTTTTTCCGGACTACAATTTATTTTCTAGTATTATGAATGTCTGTATTACATTATGATAATCTTTACATATTTACAGGTTTCCTGGAAAAAATTGGTGGATGCATTTTTTCCTTCTCAGGCAACCAAGATTGTGGTCCAACAAACTGTGATTCCCCCATTAAAACCCATTGAACAGGCAAGTGCACAGGTGAAAAGGATAAGATTAATTATGGTGCCTTTATGTCGAGTTCTATCAAGAAGTCGCAATATTGTACTTGGCCTTTCTTGTTTGAGTACATGGCATTACCTTCTACATAGACTTGGTAATCTGATCAATCATTTACCCATTCTGGAGGCTGCTTTTGGGCCAATACTCAAAATAGTTTTCTCTTTTGGGATCAATGATCAGAACAAGCCGCTGTGGTCATTTTGCTTGaatctttttcatgattttgtttcATCCAAAAATAGGGGCAGAGAGGATTTGTGTGCTCCAGTGAATCAGAACTTGCTAGCTCAATCGTGCATGCATATCAAGGCCTTATTGGGTGTTCAACATATCAAATGGTTACCATGGGATATTAGATGCTTTCATTTCCAGCTTGATATTCTTGGCATAATTCTTAAGCCAGAACTATTCCAGGACATGATTCCTGAAACACTGGTGATTGTTATGGATTCTGCAACAGAGATTTTCAGATTTCTTCTTCAAGGTATTCAAATCGAACTTAGAGAGCAGCATGCTTATGAACAAGTCAGCGAATGCATTACTAATGTGTGCATGTTTGCAAAGAAGTTGTTGCTGGATCATATAAGAAAGAATAGTGTTAACAAGTGTGCAACATTACTGGAATTTGGTCTTCGGTTTGTGAAAGTTATTGTGGACGAACTAGATCATTCTCTGTTAGCGTCTGAAAACATTGAGGTATGCCTAGACATCGAGCACATAAAGGAGAACCAACATGCAGAATACAGTCCAAAGGTGTCTTTACCAAGAATCAGATCACTCTCTTACATGGAGATGGTTTCTCCAGCAGTTTATGTGGCTGCACTGTCTCTGTCCATGATATCTCAGTATACTGGAGAGCTGTCTCGTAGAGATGCAGAGAAGTTGGTTTTAATTCTGGCTTCATCAGATGTCCTGGAGAGTTTTCGTATTGCTGTCTCTTTTATGTATATGCAGATCGGGCGCCCGACATGTAATAGGGAAAGATTAAAATGGTTGATGGTTTGGAACTCGTTTGCAAAACAATTGAACAGTCAAATTATCTCTTATTTGGAAACCAATTCTGGATTAAGTTACCATGATGTTCTCCATCAGTTCTTCTGTTATCCAATCCTTTATTTTTTATACCCCAAGGGGATATCCATTCTTTTGAATGCTGAAAACAGCTCTGAGTCAAATGTTTCTGTCCTGCAAGACCTGGAGATGGAATCAACAATTGAAGTTTATAGATCCCTCTCTACAAACTCCTGTAATTCGAAGTTTTCTTCCAAGGTTTTCTTTGATGGTTTTTACAAATACTTGGTTTGCACTATTGACGAAAACATGGCATTGTTCCAAGCCAACCTTGAGCATTTGTCAGAGAAGTTCGAAAATGCTAGTATCCTTTCTGCCCTTGGTGAAATAGTTATTGGACTGTTACAGAATGATCAAATGTTGACCTCTGCTAACCAAGAGGTGAAGGAAACAAGTGAAGATTCTTTTGTGTACAAACAACCTAAACTTTTCTTGAATTGGTTCAAGCTTGCTAATAGGTTTGTTGACTTACACTTCTAAATGGAACACCTGTATCTATCCTGCCTACCATAAGGATGACCTCAGTCTGTTTCAGTAATCTATAAGCTTTTTATGATATGCAGGTTTATGAGGTTGTCAAGTTTTCATTTCAAAGGAAATCCAGCTGGACAGCACCAGGTCACAATCAGGTATTTGAGCAGATTTACAAAATTGCAAACCTGTCTGTTGATTTTAATGGAAGTAAGCTGCTATTAGTTGTGTGCCTGAGTTTACATCTCAGTTCTTTTAACTTGGTTGTGCTTCAGGTTTTTTTCAACTTTATCTAATCTTTCTGGGCATCTCATACTAAAGGAAGACGTTCTTCTTCTTTTCGAGGTTTGTGGCATATTCACAGCACAAAGTAAAAATATAGATGTTCATGTTGCTAAGGGCATCAACTTCATTTAGTCCTACTCTTTCTAGAATTCAAGCACATAACACCATGAATATGCATACATTTGGGCACCTTTTTCAAATTGGCAGTTGAAATCTGATTGCCCATAACAGCCTAATCTAATATACCTGCATGTAAAAATTTCATAACCACCTATAAAGAGAATTAGTTAACATGAGATCGTCTCTGGACCCGTCTTCCTTTAACTTCCTTAGATCATAGAATCTCCCTTCCACAATTATCCTGTAGAGAGAATTCATCTCAAAGCACACTGAGCGACGATCATTTGAATCAAGAAAGCCACGAAGACCTATGCACGCCAATGAGTTCTTTTGTGATAGGATGAGCTTTCTGCCTTGGATACATTGAGTAGCCTCCCTCTTAGCCTTTTAGTAATCTTTACGTGAAAACATTGAGTTTTAAACAGGGTAATAGCTTGGATATATCAATTGTCACCACGGGTACAGATGTTTGATGTTTCAATTGCTCTAATGTAAACATTGGATTCTGTGCAAACATACCACAAGTTAGATCAATACTCAGACATATACGTGTATATTTTTTTGTAGACAAGTGTATATGTATATACAAAAAGGAATAATTACAAATTATGAAGCTACAcatttttaacaaaaaaaaacattgtCACTTGATTTGAGTATCAATAGATTTATAATTAACATATATTTAGTTTGCAATTTCTGCGGTTTTCAAATTGGCCGTCATTCCATTGGAACTTGTCGGAACAAGCAAGGCCTGAAGGAAATGAATTAGCATTATATGACTGCCTTGCGATTTAGCAGGAAGTCTTATGTAGTAGGGAGTCATCTGTAGTTGATGATGGGCATGGTCCACAGAAGCAGTGACGATGTGATGGAGTAGATCACGAATGCTAGCGTTTACGACGTTGCAAAACTCAGGAGATGGCAAAAGAAACAAAGTTGAAAATCATTGTTTTATGCAGGACCTTGGCGATCACCTTGGGCCAGTTGAGGAGCTAGACATGAAACTATTGCCCTATAAGTTTGATAGTTTAAAGCAACGCTATTAAGGATAGTGACGAAGAGCATCGGCTAACTAGTGAGCCCATGATATGGATATGTTGCCATAATATATATGCCCTCTCGACTGTATAACAATGTTTTAGTAAGGTATAAATTCCTATAAATTTAGTTTATAAAAACATAAGCTGCAATCTATCTTCCAATTACTTTTATAATAGATTCCATTGTTATGAAATTCTTCTCCAAATATTCATGAACTAGACAACACAAATGCCACTAACACAGTTATTTCTTAGTACACACATTTAAACTATTGTTTCTATTAGGAACCAAAGTCCATGCCATGGCTAACTTTAGAAGAAAATTAATGATGATATACTATTTTAATTTTCTTTTGGGTTGTGAAATAAGCAAGCAGCAATTCTTCGTTGTGACTAGCCAACAAGCAGCAATGTTATGTGGAAAAGGGATACACCTTTGTGACTAGCATAGGGTTGTCTCTTGGTGGTAGTTCTCCGTTACCAATTCATCGACAACTGGTATCATCAACAACTGGTACCATCTATATGCATACATTTGGGCACCCTTTTCAAATTGACAGTTGAAATTTGATTACCCATAACAACCTGATCTTAATATACTTGCATGCGAAAATTTCATAACCAGACATAAAGCAAATAAGTTAGAATAAGTAATAAAGCATATTCTGAGTGTAGATCCACGAGAAGCATATGATCTATAATACCCTGTTCATGCAAGAGGTTGCACATGGTAAATCCAGGGATAGTGGTGATGAATTAATACTGCCTCATCGCAAACACTGCCCACCACCAGTACCGGTCCTCCTAGCCAAACACAATTCACCACCGGTCAGTAGCACTTCATTGCCAAAACAAGTGCGAGAGAAAAGGTGAGAAATCTGGCACGTACCTGGTTACGACAGACAGCGTGAGGAGTTGTGTACAATGTTTTTAAGGCGTCGCTTAGGCATCGCTTAAGCGCCAAGGCATTGCAGGCACGACGCCTTAGCAGACGACTTGCCTTAGATTCGTGTGGCGTCCGCCTTGCTGTCGAGGCATCCAAAAAACATCGCTTTGGCGTCCAAATCACGCCAAATCGCACATGGCGGGCGCCATATGAGGAAGCCTCTGCTCTCGGCAGTGGGAAAACGCGGGAGAATCGGCGCGAAAAAAGGAAAGAGAGAGCGTGAGCGCACGAAAGAAATAGGCAcatgcagagagagagagagagagagagagatggcacGCGGGAGAAACAGAGCGCAGAGAGAGCAGGCGTGTGGCACCCTAGTGAgcaggagaggaagaggaagtcGTAGCTCACCCGCGCTGCCGCCTTCACCCTCGCTGCTGGTGCCGGGGGAAGTTGCCGCTCGACCGTCCGTAGCCGAGCCATGCAGCCATGCTCTCTTCCCTCTCAGGAAGCCATGCAGCTGCGCCCGCATCtggaagagagagggagggatgAGACAGAGAGAGGAGTGGAGGCCGAAGTTAGAAGTCAGAAGGAGAGTTGTGGTGGCGCTGGAGTCTAGAGAGGATTAGGAATTTGGGAGCAGAGAGATGAAGACATACTTGGAGGGTTAGGTGCACATGGGCTGCCTGATGGGTTGGGCCAGACCACTTCTTACTCCTCctcctttctttttcctttttttctcttcACCATCTACTGCTCTGAGCTGCTGTTTTAAATTTTTCTTAAGCGTAAGGCGGTAGTTAGTTGCCACGCCTCGCCTTACCACCTTGAAAACATTGGTTGTGTGGATTGGCGTCGGAGCCCGCACCGGTAAGCTTTTGGATGCAGAGCCAGAGAGCGGCGCGGTAGTGGGGGTAGGCCAATGATTTCTCTCCTCGCCTCGATCTTAGTGACACGGGCGGCCGGACTACGCCAGGAGGAGACCGTACCGACAGAACTCGTCGCGTACTATAGGGGGGGGGTGATTGGTTGCCCCCACAGGGCAGTCCTAAGGCCCATCCGGCATGAGTTGGTGCAGCGAGGGTGTGATTGGTATCCCGGCTCGCACCATATGCCTGCTCCCCTTCATACTTTTCCCCTCCGCCATCCTGCACGCCTCCATCTTCCCAATTTTCTGCTTCCCTTGTGAGCTGGGACGACGCGGTGCTTGGCGGGAAGGGTTTCGGGGAGTGCGGGAGATGACGCCATCCTAGCGATAAAAGGCGCGTGCGGGTGTGTGGCTAGGGTTACCGCCCCCATTTCCTCACCTCTCCTTAGTCCTTAGCTTTGGTGCGCCCTCTCCTCTTCATCCCCGTCGACCTCGGTTCATCGACCAAGTCGACCTCCTCCACTGACTCCGTGCTGGTCCTCCGGTGGTCCGACGGTATATCTCACCTGCGCCACCCTCCCCTGCTCTCCTGTGCGATGATTTTGTTGATTCTTTGTAGATTTTGTTTGCCGTGCACCCAAGAACTTTAGGGTTCTTGATGTTATGTACTCAGATCTGTGCGATGGTATTGCTGATTTACATCTGTATACTTGTTATCCTCTTCTTACGTCATTGGATCTGTGCGATGCACTCCTTTTTTTAACTGTACATATGTGGTCTTGCTTTAGATCTTGCACATGATGTTAGAGCAACCATTTTGATTCGAACTGAGCGAAGTGCCTAGGTCAATGATGTTAGATTTGTAGGCATTGGAGGGGCACCTTTTGGTGTGGCGGCCATGCCTTGCTTAAGATTGTCGGTCTGCAATTTTTGCTTGCTAATCAGTACACCCACAGTGCATCATCTCTTTCTAATTTCCACTATTTCCTGTTGGTAGCCATGGATTTGCAAGCTAGGTGCCGTGCTACCACTGCCATCGTAGTGGCAGTCGCTGCGTGGTTTTTCatgtggtttagaagaagagCTGAAGAAGCCCGATCAGTGGTAGATAGGGACCAACAAAGGATTAGCAACCTCAAATACATTTATGAATCTGATGATGTGCATTGTGTAAACCTGCTTAGAATGAAGAGGGCCCCATTTTTCCAATTATGTGACCTATTTTGAACTAGAGGCTTGGTTACTGACATCATCCATGCATCTATTGAGGAACAAGTAGCACTTGGTCACATTGAGAGGTTTAGGGTTGTGGACCTGACATTTAGAAGGTCAGGAGAGATAATCAGTAGGTTCTTCCAGAGGGTCTTGTATGCAGTAGGTGAATTGAGGAATGAGATGATTGTTCTCCCTGCTACTAGTGTCCATCCTAGGATCCTTGGGAGCAGAAGGTGGTACCCTTACTTCAATGTTGGTGCCCAATTCATTTAACTTCATTACTTAGGCCATATGTTGGTGCCTATTTTTTCACTACCAACATTATTTTCTTGATCTAGGATTGCATATGAGCTACTGATGGGACACATATGTTAGCTAGAGGGCCTGTGAAGATGCAACCTGCCTTG includes these proteins:
- the LOC136525347 gene encoding uncharacterized protein isoform X4; translated protein: MEPPPVEPQVAEIAAEPDRAAAYARLLHLQRGCAADPSAAADLAAELPSTLLPLLLLDAAADDEAVAVSALKCLGFTLYHPVLVSTISAQMAQLALDTLVQIIMNTRMKSACNLGVWCFSVQQLEPLIIEDRADPMLIAIVHALDNPFGSLSTTFEAAQVVMKLADQSPKRMRDQSCLWVPPVYRRLLSADKTERDMAERCLIKVSCLILPPQPLLSKAVASDLEQKLLSCMVNMLDDPSKKVQTVKSWGWIISLLGPDAVNNRPLLNKLLKVPEQMFTDLNPQVQVATMVSWKKLVDAFFPSQATKIVVQQTVIPPLKPIEQASAQVKRIRLIMVPLCRVLSRSRNIVLGLSCLSTWHYLLHRLGNLINHLPILEAAFGPILKIVFSFGINDQNKPLWSFCLNLFHDFVSSKNRGREDLCAPVNQNLLAQSCMHIKALLGVQHIKWLPWDIRCFHFQLDILGIILKPELFQDMIPETLVIVMDSATEIFRFLLQGIQIELREQHAYEQVSECITNVCMFAKKLLLDHIRKNSVNKCATLLEFGLRFVKVIVDELDHSLLASENIEVCLDIEHIKENQHAEYSPKVSLPRIRSLSYMEMVSPAVYVAALSLSMISQYTGELSRRDAEKLVLILASSDVLESFRIAVSFMYMQIGRPTCNRERLKWLMVWNSFAKQLNSQIISYLETNSGLSYHDVLHQFFCYPILYFLYPKGISILLNAENSSESNVSVLQDLEMESTIEVYRSLSTNSCNSKFSSKVFFDGFYKYLVCTIDENMALFQANLEHLSEKFENASILSALGEIVIGLLQNDQMLTSANQEVKETSEDSFVYKQPKLFLNWFKLANRFMRLSSFHFKGNPAGQHQVTIRFFSTLSNLSGHLILKEDVLLLFEPWICKLGAVLPLPS
- the LOC136525347 gene encoding uncharacterized protein isoform X2, with the translated sequence MKLADQSPKRMRDQSCLWVPPVYRRLLSADKTERDMAERCLIKVSCLILPPQPLLSKAVASDLEQKLLSCMVNMLDDPSKKVQTVKSWGWIISLLGPDAVNNRPLLNKLLKVPEQMFTDLNPQVQVATMVSWKKLVDAFFPSQATKIVVQQTVIPPLKPIEQASAQVKRIRLIMVPLCRVLSRSRNIVLGLSCLSTWHYLLHRLGNLINHLPILEAAFGPILKIVFSFGINDQNKPLWSFCLNLFHDFVSSKNRGREDLCAPVNQNLLAQSCMHIKALLGVQHIKWLPWDIRCFHFQLDILGIILKPELFQDMIPETLVIVMDSATEIFRFLLQGIQIELREQHAYEQVSECITNVCMFAKKLLLDHIRKNSVNKCATLLEFGLRFVKVIVDELDHSLLASENIEVCLDIEHIKENQHAEYSPKVSLPRIRSLSYMEMVSPAVYVAALSLSMISQYTGELSRRDAEKLVLILASSDVLESFRIAVSFMYMQIGRPTCNRERLKWLMVWNSFAKQLNSQIISYLETNSGLSYHDVLHQFFCYPILYFLYPKGISILLNAENSSESNVSVLQDLEMESTIEVYRSLSTNSCNSKFSSKVFFDGFYKYLVCTIDENMALFQANLEHLSEKFENASILSALGEIVIGLLQNDQMLTSANQEVKETSEDSFVYKQPKLFLNWFKLANRFMRLSSFHFKGNPAGQHQVTIRFFSTLSNLSGHLILKEDVLLLFEDCI
- the LOC136525347 gene encoding uncharacterized protein isoform X3; this encodes MKLADQSPKRMRDQSCLWVPPVYRRLLSADKTERDMAERCLIKVSCLILPPQPLLSKAVASDLEQKLLSCMVNMLDDPSKKVQTVKSWGWIISLLGPDAVNNRPLLNKLLKVPEQMFTDLNPQVQVATMVSWKKLVDAFFPSQATKIVVQQTVIPPLKPIEQASAQVKRIRLIMVPLCRVLSRSRNIVLGLSCLSTWHYLLHRLGNLINHLPILEAAFGPILKIVFSFGINDQNKPLWSFCLNLFHDFVSSKNRGREDLCAPVNQNLLAQSCMHIKALLGVQHIKWLPWDIRCFHFQLDILGIILKPELFQDMIPETLVIVMDSATEIFRFLLQGIQIELREQHAYEQVSECITNVCMFAKKLLLDHIRKNSVNKCATLLEFGLRFVKVIVDELDHSLLASENIEVCLDIEHIKENQHAEYSPKVSLPRIRSLSYMEMVSPAVYVAALSLSMISQYTGELSRRDAEKLVLILASSDVLESFRIAVSFMYMQIGRPTCNRERLKWLMVWNSFAKQLNSQIISYLETNSGLSYHDVLHQFFCYPILYFLYPKGISILLNAENSSESNVSVLQDLEMESTIEVYRSLSTNSCNSKFSSKVFFDGFYKYLVCTIDENMALFQANLEHLSEKFENASILSALGEIVIGLLQNDQMLTSANQEVKETSEDSFVYKQPKLFLNWFKLANRFMRLSSFHFKGNPAGQHQVTIRFFSTLSNLSGHLILKEDVLLLFEGE
- the LOC136525347 gene encoding uncharacterized protein isoform X1, coding for MKLADQSPKRMRDQSCLWVPPVYRRLLSADKTERDMAERCLIKVSCLILPPQPLLSKAVASDLEQKLLSCMVNMLDDPSKKVQTVKSWGWIISLLGPDAVNNRPLLNKLLKVPEQMFTDLNPQVQVATMVSWKKLVDAFFPSQATKIVVQQTVIPPLKPIEQASAQVKRIRLIMVPLCRVLSRSRNIVLGLSCLSTWHYLLHRLGNLINHLPILEAAFGPILKIVFSFGINDQNKPLWSFCLNLFHDFVSSKNRGREDLCAPVNQNLLAQSCMHIKALLGVQHIKWLPWDIRCFHFQLDILGIILKPELFQDMIPETLVIVMDSATEIFRFLLQGIQIELREQHAYEQVSECITNVCMFAKKLLLDHIRKNSVNKCATLLEFGLRFVKVIVDELDHSLLASENIEVCLDIEHIKENQHAEYSPKVSLPRIRSLSYMEMVSPAVYVAALSLSMISQYTGELSRRDAEKLVLILASSDVLESFRIAVSFMYMQIGRPTCNRERLKWLMVWNSFAKQLNSQIISYLETNSGLSYHDVLHQFFCYPILYFLYPKGISILLNAENSSESNVSVLQDLEMESTIEVYRSLSTNSCNSKFSSKVFFDGFYKYLVCTIDENMALFQANLEHLSEKFENASILSALGEIVIGLLQNDQMLTSANQEVKETSEDSFVYKQPKLFLNWFKLANRFMRLSSFHFKGNPAGQHQVTIRFFSTLSNLSGHLILKEDVLLLFEPWICKLGAVLPLPS